The genomic stretch TCGCTTTGACGCCGATTTTCCGATGGATTTGTTGGTTCGGCATGTCTGTCCTCCTCTCTTCTGCTATGGCTGTCTCCAACTATGCAAGAGCAAGGCGATGCTGCCGCGAACGAAGGCCTCGTCCAGCGGAGGCAGGTGTTCCATTTGCATCCGTTCCTTGTGCAGATAGGCCGTAAAGAAGTGTCCAAAAAACATCTGCACAGCGATGCGGGAATCGATGGGCGCCAGTTCGCCGGCAGCGATCTTGCGGTCGAAATAGGATTTCATCAATTCCGTGTTCTGCCGGACGATGTCCGCGAAAAGACTGCCGAATTCGCCGTTGTGCAATCCCTCACTGACGAGAATGGAGATCAGGTTCCGCCGTTCCCGCAAAAAGCCGACAAAACCCGTCGCTACCTGAAACAGACCTTCGTCGATCGGTTTCTCTTCAATCTCACCGATCAATTTTTTCAGGACCGTCGTGAAGGTCCGTTCCCGCAAGGCTTCACGAAAGAGTTCTTCCTTGTTCTCAAAGTAGTGATAGATGGTGCCGACGGTGACGCCGCATTTCTGGGCGATGCGCTTGATGGTAGCGCCTTCATACCCGTACTGGCAGGCAAGCTCCATGGCCGCCGCCTTAAACATGTCACGCCGTTCGGAACCGCAAAGGTCCGTCAACCCTGTATCGCCTCCTGCGCCTGCTGCTCTGGCGCCTTCCGCGCCTTATGCGACTTATGCGCCTTATGCGCCTTATGCGACTGTCTAAGCTTCTTCCCCTTCTTAGAATCGGCGGCCTTTTAGCCGCTTCTATTCAGCCGTTCTTAAATGAACGTTCATTTAGCAAGCTTCATTTTTTCATGAAAGAGAAAACCTGTCAATATAAAAGAAAAGCCGCTATAAAAGAAAAGCCGCTGACGATTCAATCAGCGGCGAGAGCCGAAGAGCAACCGGCTAAGTCCCGTCTGGCGCACCTCGACAGCCCGCTCAGGGCACATCTCTTGGCAGCAGAGGCAACCGATGCACTTGTCCTTATCCAGCTGGGGGATTCTCTCCATTCGCAGCGCGTCAGCGGGACAACTCTGCAGGCAGATGCGGCAACCGATACACTTATCACGGTCGAAGGCGGGCAAGGGCCGTAGCGAACGTGAGATAGGTCTGGCCAAGAAGGGCGGCAGATGGTTTTCGACGAAGTTGACCCGGCGGTGCGAGGCCGGGCGGAAAGGAACAGGCTCAATCGTTTCACCATCGTCCAACAGGAGCAGCGGGCCGACAAGCCCCCGCGCCTGGGCGACGCGGTCCATCTCGATGTCCTTGACGGCGATCAGGGACAAGGCGTAGTGATCCAGCGTGAAGGGGCAGCGGGCGGCCAACAGATACCCGAATGGTTTCGGTTCCCCCGCCGTCGGCCCGTCTCCCTCCATGCCGATAACGCCGTCCATCACCGTCAGCACCGGACGGAGTGCCAGGTTGAGCTCCACGAGCAACTCGCCAAAAGGCTTTCGCTCCTGCACCCGGAAATGGTATTCAGCCTTGCGCATCCCCGGGATGGCGCCGTAGAGGTTTTTGACCGCCCCCGTGTAACCCGTCTGGGCATGGGTCTTGATCTTAGGCAGGTTGATGATGGCGTCGGCTTCGTAGAGCACCTTGAGGATGGACACCTTGCGCAGCGGGCTTCGCTCCGTGAGGGGAACTTCCACTTCAGCCGTGTCATAGCTAACCTCGATGCCTAACCGCTCGGCCACGGCGGCCATGCCCGTCTTTTTATAGACCATCCTCAATCCGGCGGCGTTGGCCGAGGGGCCGCCGGGGCTGTCGACGATGAAAGGCGTCGCCCCCAAGGCGATGACCGTCTTGGCAACAGCTTCTACCAGCGCCGGGTGGGTCGTCACGGCGGCAGCCGGGTCTTTTCCCATCACGAGATTGGGTTTAAGGGCGACCCGCATGCCCGGGCGGATCGTGACGGCTAAGCCGCCCAGACGCTCCAACAGGCGTCCGACAGCGGCCTCTATCTCGCCCGGTTCATAACTCCGACAGGCCGTGATCGCCACTGCTTTTCCTTTTTCGGTCAAATTCTATCACCTCGAATCGCTTTCACCAGCAGCATGTCTGATGCAGGGATGGAGCTCGCCCTGCCATCATGCCCACCAAGACACTGATTACTTCTACCAGTATCATACCCGATGCAGGGATGGAGTCGAACCGTCACTCCGAACGGCTAGGTTTCTTTTCCTCCCTTGTCAGCATGTATACAGCGATCCCCGTGAGCACAGTGACCACCGCCAGCACCCCGTAGCGCGTCGCCGGATCGAAAACGGTGGCGATGATGCCGGCGTAACCGAAGAGGATAAAAATCGCCGCCGAAGCGTATTTGACGATCCGTTCGGGGATCTTTTTGCCGAGGACGACACCGATGAGGATGCCGATCACATTCGAGATCATCATCCCTGTCGTCGTGCCCATCCAGACGGGGATCAGGTTGTGATACTTGGCCGCCAGGGCGACGCTGGCCAATTGGGTCTTGTCCCCCATCTCTGCGATAAAAAAGGCGATCGTCACCGTTAAGAAAGGGCCAAAGTACTCCTTCTCGTCCTCCCCCTCCAACTCATCGCCGCGGATCGTCCAGAGACCGAAGAAGATAAAGGAAATGGCCGCCGCCAGTTGAACCGTCTCCATCGGAACGAAGGCGGTCAGGTAATCGCCCAGCGCCACCGCCAGGAAATGGTTGAGCAGCGTAGCCACGAAGACACCGGCCAGGACTGTCGCCGCCTTGTAGCGGGTGGCAAAGGCCATGCCCAGCAATTGTGTCTTGTCCCCCATTTCCGCCAGCACAACAAAGATGGTGGATGCCCAGAATGCTTCCATACAGTTTCCTCCCTTAATGCATTGGTCATAAGCGGACAATGCTATGACTTTATTCGCCTGGGGGGTTACAGAAAGGGGCGCAAAGAGAAAGGCAACAAAAAGAAGAGAGAAAGAAGAGAAAAGCAACAAAACAGAAAGACCTTGGACACGCCAAAAAACGTGTCCAAGGTCTCGTTAAGCCGGAACGGCAGATACGGCTCGTCCTGGCCGGCAAGGCCAGGCGCTGACGCCAGTTTGTTGACCTTGCCCGTGAAACTACTCCCCTCAGGCAGTATTATCGTAATCCAAAAATCGGGCCCTGTCAATCCCGAGAGCACAGCACCGCCTCGCAGCGATAGATCGGCATGCCCCGACGGGAGAATCGGCGCTCATACTCCGTCATCACCCTTGCCGACAACTCCATCGATGACAGCGCCGGATCGTTGTGCAGATCAAAGGTGACCTCTTGGAGCGCAAAGCCGTTCGCCTCGAATTCCTCCAGGGAAAACCGGAAGAGATCCTCATTGTCCGTCTTGAAGCGGATCT from Heliomicrobium modesticaldum Ice1 encodes the following:
- a CDS encoding DUF362 domain-containing protein, which codes for MTEKGKAVAITACRSYEPGEIEAAVGRLLERLGGLAVTIRPGMRVALKPNLVMGKDPAAAVTTHPALVEAVAKTVIALGATPFIVDSPGGPSANAAGLRMVYKKTGMAAVAERLGIEVSYDTAEVEVPLTERSPLRKVSILKVLYEADAIINLPKIKTHAQTGYTGAVKNLYGAIPGMRKAEYHFRVQERKPFGELLVELNLALRPVLTVMDGVIGMEGDGPTAGEPKPFGYLLAARCPFTLDHYALSLIAVKDIEMDRVAQARGLVGPLLLLDDGETIEPVPFRPASHRRVNFVENHLPPFLARPISRSLRPLPAFDRDKCIGCRICLQSCPADALRMERIPQLDKDKCIGCLCCQEMCPERAVEVRQTGLSRLLFGSRR
- a CDS encoding TetR/AcrR family transcriptional regulator; translated protein: MTDLCGSERRDMFKAAAMELACQYGYEGATIKRIAQKCGVTVGTIYHYFENKEELFREALRERTFTTVLKKLIGEIEEKPIDEGLFQVATGFVGFLRERRNLISILVSEGLHNGEFGSLFADIVRQNTELMKSYFDRKIAAGELAPIDSRIAVQMFFGHFFTAYLHKERMQMEHLPPLDEAFVRGSIALLLHSWRQP
- a CDS encoding TMEM165/GDT1 family protein, whose product is MEAFWASTIFVVLAEMGDKTQLLGMAFATRYKAATVLAGVFVATLLNHFLAVALGDYLTAFVPMETVQLAAAISFIFFGLWTIRGDELEGEDEKEYFGPFLTVTIAFFIAEMGDKTQLASVALAAKYHNLIPVWMGTTTGMMISNVIGILIGVVLGKKIPERIVKYASAAIFILFGYAGIIATVFDPATRYGVLAVVTVLTGIAVYMLTREEKKPSRSE